Proteins encoded together in one Halalkaliarchaeum sp. AArc-CO window:
- a CDS encoding glycoside hydrolase family 15 protein, with product MRTAIPEHERDRGAEEWYPGERRSTEGLFSGDAGRLVYVDRNGSLRDYSAATLGLHGIERSRLGVRSREGTNWFDELETSRQAYDGETTVVVTEHDAGSYTIRQYDYTLDGAHLTHFELHGEVPDRARIVAAVQFRPDGQRRSTGLLRHEDVLEVFHDAEHDYVTASTGLDRAIGRPREWFESLSTTGAADPAGGAADDGESNGKEDTDDTDLEYAREENGVHHPLSDTVLLEVPLSDDGDFLQTTLVTLLADNRETEREDALARVRAFADHYQTDRQIRNRAIAAVDPDVAGVPYREAIRTDFRAISLLTAPTGARIKGPEYDPSHVHSGGYGYAWFRDDAAVSRRLLDLERTFDLDLGDRHADACDFYRRTQLPDGSWPQRVWAHNGSLAPGWANDRVSGEGRIHQPDGTASVLTYLATYLRTATDAPERAGSIEGTIERAFEALVDDLDADGLPGNCQGVWETEIGRFTHTAAAFLEAFSGVARAPVDEELKAEARRRADAIYERLDDRWDGDRYLRKPGDERFDAATLALASAHREYATLRDGIDADRLDRLETHVESTIDGLRRGGGGGVSGMARYQGDDWRRPSDAGEKIWPLSVAWAGEASADLGVLLASAGEDDASASAFERSRDLLSLLAPDGPLSGPGGSLPEQTFDDGSPDSAVPFAWAHALRAGTVARLAAADAVGVEAEPTQVTGPAGHSTWTTGETYGVGTACDHNASDPSRVWFTLTEGALTEPRFPRVDLMNFRTIDFLVVDADAESSYTARTHNETRTDDDAETISRSTEMVGTEGPVYRQTIAETGRDGHEWELVVEYVTDPGSESILLDVSFTARDGNGYDVYVVGNAALSGYMRGTEARTVADGDGYALAASETGAAEDPAIVDTDGEPYRVAAAIASRRQFEWATVDRSGSDGLVGLFADGTLPEPRGETEPGHAVLVGRLGTDVGSLADLVSVGFAEEADVDDAMMEAKRTLDAGYVSVREAYLDGWRSYLDRFEPPESVAGDPDLRRQYRAAIAVLKAVEDKTFTGAGIASPSVPWGEAVDATDPRDFGYNFAWARDLYQVFSALRAIGDVESAVDSLEYIYEYQQRVNGFLPQNTYLDGRTRWGGEQLDNISFPSVMAYQLADHHGIGFEDVSYDYGNVRGSLEYLLRSGPRSGQERWEEEAGYSPSTIAAEIAGLGCGASLADGEGERADALSYLAHADDWRARVDDWCATAGTGRFEPAPYYVRVTRNGNPDSGVRRELANNGPTLDEREIVDAGFLELVRLGIRDPDDPPIENSVAVVDDAIRTETPHGPAWYRYNGDGYGEIGDTEPDEGAPWGTNRNGSGRLWPIFTGERGEYELQRGTDGGELDPSALLETMAGFGNDGRMLPEQVWDREYPTEYGWEFGEGTGAATPLAWSMAGFVRLAHGIDAGEPVETPRFLAERYREGDAPEGPSLSIAEPAVETNDDGSTVVAVSGETDGDEVVVWAPNETISVPVDDGTFETALEVEPGADEIRVIAASDATELVDVGTTMAPVDLGDVHGEQ from the coding sequence AGGAGTGGTACCCGGGAGAACGCCGATCGACGGAGGGCCTTTTCAGTGGCGACGCGGGACGGCTGGTGTACGTCGATCGGAACGGGTCGCTGCGGGATTACTCGGCGGCGACGCTCGGATTACACGGGATCGAACGCTCGCGGCTGGGCGTCCGCTCCCGCGAAGGGACGAACTGGTTCGACGAGCTGGAGACGAGCAGACAGGCCTACGACGGGGAGACGACGGTGGTCGTGACCGAGCACGACGCTGGATCGTACACGATCAGGCAGTACGATTACACGCTCGACGGGGCGCACCTGACCCACTTCGAACTCCACGGGGAGGTGCCCGACCGGGCGCGGATCGTCGCGGCAGTGCAGTTCAGGCCGGACGGCCAGCGCCGGAGCACCGGACTGCTCCGCCACGAGGACGTCCTCGAGGTGTTTCACGACGCCGAACACGACTACGTGACCGCTTCGACCGGGCTCGACAGGGCGATCGGCCGTCCCCGCGAGTGGTTCGAATCGTTGTCGACGACGGGAGCGGCTGACCCTGCAGGCGGCGCTGCCGACGACGGGGAGAGCAACGGCAAGGAGGACACCGACGACACGGATCTCGAGTACGCCCGCGAGGAGAACGGCGTCCATCACCCGCTTTCGGACACCGTCCTCCTCGAGGTGCCGCTCTCGGACGACGGCGACTTCCTGCAGACGACGCTCGTCACGCTGCTTGCCGACAACCGCGAGACCGAACGCGAGGACGCACTGGCCCGCGTCAGGGCCTTTGCCGATCACTACCAGACCGACCGGCAGATCCGCAACCGCGCGATCGCGGCGGTCGATCCCGACGTTGCCGGCGTCCCGTACCGCGAGGCGATCCGGACGGACTTCCGGGCGATCTCACTGTTGACGGCACCGACGGGGGCCCGGATCAAAGGCCCCGAATACGACCCCTCCCACGTTCACTCCGGCGGCTACGGCTACGCCTGGTTCCGCGACGACGCCGCCGTCTCGCGACGGCTGCTCGATCTCGAGAGGACGTTCGATCTCGACCTGGGCGACCGCCATGCGGACGCCTGTGACTTTTATCGCCGAACACAGCTACCGGACGGGAGCTGGCCACAGCGGGTGTGGGCCCACAACGGATCGCTCGCGCCGGGATGGGCGAACGACCGCGTCTCCGGTGAGGGTCGGATCCACCAGCCGGACGGGACCGCAAGCGTCCTCACATACCTCGCGACGTACCTTCGGACAGCAACCGACGCCCCGGAGCGCGCTGGGTCGATCGAGGGAACGATCGAACGCGCGTTCGAGGCGCTTGTCGACGATCTCGACGCGGACGGGCTCCCCGGGAACTGCCAGGGGGTCTGGGAGACCGAGATCGGCCGCTTTACCCACACGGCCGCGGCGTTCCTGGAGGCGTTTTCCGGGGTCGCCCGCGCGCCGGTCGACGAGGAGCTGAAAGCGGAAGCGCGACGGCGGGCCGACGCGATCTACGAGCGGCTGGACGACCGGTGGGACGGCGACCGCTACCTCCGCAAGCCCGGGGACGAACGGTTCGACGCCGCCACGCTCGCGCTCGCGAGCGCCCACCGGGAGTACGCCACGCTCCGCGACGGGATCGACGCCGACCGGCTCGACCGGCTCGAAACCCACGTCGAGTCCACGATCGATGGGCTCCGCCGTGGCGGGGGGGGCGGCGTCTCCGGGATGGCACGCTACCAGGGCGACGACTGGCGTCGGCCGTCCGACGCCGGCGAGAAGATCTGGCCGCTTTCGGTCGCGTGGGCTGGGGAAGCCAGCGCCGACCTGGGTGTGCTCTTGGCATCGGCCGGCGAGGACGACGCGTCCGCCTCCGCGTTCGAGCGGTCGCGGGATCTGCTCTCGCTTCTGGCCCCGGACGGGCCGCTTTCGGGGCCAGGGGGTTCGCTTCCAGAACAGACCTTCGACGACGGCTCGCCCGACAGCGCCGTCCCGTTCGCGTGGGCTCACGCGCTCCGGGCCGGGACCGTCGCCCGACTCGCGGCGGCCGACGCCGTCGGCGTCGAGGCCGAACCGACGCAAGTGACCGGCCCGGCGGGGCATTCGACGTGGACCACAGGCGAGACGTACGGCGTCGGGACCGCCTGCGATCACAACGCGTCGGATCCCTCCCGCGTGTGGTTCACGCTGACGGAGGGAGCCCTGACGGAGCCCCGGTTCCCCCGCGTCGATCTGATGAACTTCCGCACGATCGACTTCCTCGTCGTCGACGCCGACGCCGAGTCGTCGTACACCGCCCGAACGCACAACGAAACGCGGACCGACGACGACGCCGAGACGATTTCCCGATCCACCGAGATGGTCGGCACCGAGGGGCCGGTGTACAGACAGACGATCGCAGAGACCGGCCGCGACGGCCACGAGTGGGAACTGGTCGTCGAGTACGTGACAGACCCGGGAAGCGAGTCGATCCTGCTGGACGTGAGCTTCACCGCCCGCGACGGGAACGGCTACGACGTGTACGTCGTCGGAAACGCGGCGCTTTCGGGGTACATGCGAGGAACCGAAGCCCGTACGGTCGCAGACGGCGACGGCTACGCGCTGGCAGCCAGTGAGACCGGTGCCGCCGAGGACCCCGCGATCGTCGACACCGACGGCGAGCCCTACCGGGTCGCCGCCGCGATCGCCTCGCGGCGCCAGTTCGAGTGGGCGACCGTCGACCGGTCGGGAAGCGACGGTCTCGTCGGCCTGTTTGCCGACGGCACCCTCCCCGAACCCCGGGGGGAGACCGAGCCGGGACACGCCGTGCTCGTCGGTCGGCTCGGGACTGACGTCGGCTCGCTCGCGGACCTCGTCTCCGTCGGGTTCGCCGAGGAGGCCGACGTCGACGACGCAATGATGGAAGCCAAACGGACGCTCGATGCGGGCTACGTGTCCGTCCGGGAGGCGTACCTCGACGGGTGGCGGTCGTACCTCGACCGGTTCGAGCCGCCCGAAAGCGTCGCCGGGGATCCGGACCTCCGCCGGCAGTACCGCGCGGCGATCGCGGTGCTGAAAGCAGTCGAGGACAAGACGTTCACCGGCGCCGGGATCGCGAGCCCGTCGGTTCCGTGGGGCGAGGCAGTCGACGCGACCGATCCCCGCGACTTCGGCTACAACTTCGCGTGGGCCCGCGACCTCTATCAGGTGTTTTCTGCGCTGCGGGCGATCGGCGACGTCGAAAGCGCCGTCGACTCCCTCGAATACATTTACGAGTACCAGCAGCGCGTCAACGGCTTCCTGCCGCAAAACACCTACCTCGACGGCCGGACGCGCTGGGGCGGCGAACAGCTCGACAACATCTCGTTCCCGTCGGTGATGGCCTACCAGCTCGCGGACCATCACGGGATCGGCTTCGAGGACGTGAGCTACGACTACGGCAACGTCCGCGGCTCCCTGGAGTATCTCCTCCGGTCGGGCCCCAGATCCGGCCAGGAGCGGTGGGAGGAGGAAGCCGGCTACTCCCCGTCGACGATCGCCGCCGAAATCGCGGGACTCGGCTGCGGGGCGTCACTGGCCGACGGGGAGGGGGAACGCGCCGACGCGCTTTCGTATCTGGCTCACGCCGACGACTGGCGCGCTCGCGTCGACGACTGGTGTGCCACCGCGGGCACCGGACGGTTCGAGCCGGCGCCCTACTACGTGCGGGTCACCCGCAACGGAAACCCCGACAGCGGCGTCCGCCGCGAACTGGCGAACAACGGACCGACCCTCGACGAGCGGGAGATCGTCGACGCCGGCTTCCTCGAGCTCGTCAGGTTGGGGATCCGGGATCCGGACGATCCGCCGATCGAAAACTCCGTGGCGGTCGTCGACGACGCGATCCGGACGGAGACCCCCCACGGCCCGGCGTGGTACCGGTACAACGGCGACGGCTACGGGGAGATCGGCGACACGGAACCCGACGAGGGGGCCCCCTGGGGAACGAACCGGAACGGGAGCGGCCGGCTGTGGCCGATCTTCACCGGCGAGCGCGGCGAGTACGAGCTCCAGCGGGGCACCGACGGCGGCGAGCTCGATCCCAGCGCGTTGCTCGAGACGATGGCGGGATTCGGAAACGACGGACGGATGTTGCCAGAACAGGTGTGGGATCGCGAATACCCGACCGAGTACGGCTGGGAGTTCGGCGAGGGAACCGGTGCGGCGACCCCGCTGGCCTGGAGCATGGCCGGGTTCGTTCGGCTGGCCCACGGCATCGACGCCGGCGAACCCGTCGAGACCCCCCGGTTCCTGGCCGAACGGTACCGGGAAGGTGACGCCCCCGAGGGACCGTCGCTATCGATCGCCGAACCCGCTGTCGAAACGAACGACGACGGGTCGACAGTCGTCGCGGTGTCGGGCGAAACCGACGGCGACGAGGTCGTCGTCTGGGCGCCAAACGAGACGATTTCGGTTCCGGTCGACGACGGCACCTTCGAGACCGCCCTCGAGGTCGAACCCGGTGCAGACGAGATCCGCGTGATCGCCGCGAGCGACGCGACGGAGCTGGTCGACGTCGGGACGACGATGGCGCCGGTCGATCTCGGGGACGTTCACGGGGAGCAATGA
- the malQ gene encoding 4-alpha-glucanotransferase, giving the protein MTDFERRSGVFCHPTALPAPGGIGTIGAPARRFLDRIAEAGQSLWQLCPLGPTVGIYGNSPYQTCSAFAIDPLLIDVDELVDRGLLSADRVETERDGSPKLSDDCVDYDAVREYKRPLLREAYRSYREQGPSDLVETVEAFDSRAEWLGDYALYRALKERFGDRSWTDWPAEFRRREHDVLERARDELDDEIGYRIFLQAVAHDQWYRLHEYATDLGIDVVGDVPIYVAHDSADVWAHRELFELDADGEPAVVAGVPPGIDDDGQKWGNPVYDWDALSTTGYAWWVDRLAWTLDLVDVVRLDHFRGFESFWAIPADAPAREGEWRPGPGRDLFETIERAADPVKEGLPAIAENLGHVTDEAETLRRELAAPGMNVMQYADWCTDDHGYQPHTYDADSVAYPSTHDTDTVRGYYESLEGGHRDCLHYYMATDGSEIHWEFIEAAWESDSVFAIAPLQDLFGLGSDARFNTPGTLAGNWEWRCPSALLAEFPAERLRELTGRTGRLPEN; this is encoded by the coding sequence ATGACCGACTTCGAGCGGCGATCGGGGGTGTTCTGCCATCCCACCGCGCTTCCCGCCCCGGGCGGGATCGGGACGATCGGCGCGCCCGCTCGACGCTTCCTCGACCGGATCGCTGAGGCTGGCCAGTCACTGTGGCAGCTGTGTCCGCTCGGGCCGACCGTCGGAATCTACGGCAATTCGCCGTACCAGACGTGTTCGGCGTTCGCAATCGACCCGTTGTTGATCGACGTCGATGAGCTGGTCGATCGGGGGCTGCTCTCTGCAGACCGTGTCGAAACCGAGCGCGACGGGTCTCCGAAGCTGTCCGACGACTGCGTCGACTACGACGCCGTCCGGGAATACAAACGACCCCTGCTTCGGGAGGCGTACCGGAGCTACCGGGAGCAAGGACCGTCCGACCTCGTCGAAACTGTCGAGGCGTTCGACTCGCGGGCAGAGTGGCTCGGGGATTACGCCCTCTACAGGGCACTGAAGGAACGGTTTGGCGATCGGTCCTGGACCGACTGGCCGGCTGAGTTCCGCCGTCGGGAGCACGACGTACTCGAGCGTGCCCGCGACGAGCTGGACGACGAGATCGGCTATCGGATCTTCCTGCAGGCGGTCGCCCACGACCAGTGGTATCGGCTCCACGAGTACGCGACGGATCTCGGGATCGACGTCGTCGGCGACGTGCCGATCTACGTCGCACACGACAGCGCCGACGTGTGGGCCCACAGGGAGCTGTTCGAACTGGACGCCGACGGGGAACCCGCCGTCGTCGCCGGCGTTCCACCCGGGATCGACGACGACGGCCAGAAGTGGGGGAACCCGGTGTACGACTGGGACGCGCTGTCGACGACCGGCTACGCCTGGTGGGTCGACCGACTGGCGTGGACCCTGGATCTCGTCGACGTCGTCCGGCTCGATCACTTCCGGGGGTTCGAGAGCTTCTGGGCGATCCCCGCCGACGCACCCGCACGCGAGGGGGAGTGGCGACCGGGGCCCGGACGGGACCTGTTCGAGACGATCGAGCGGGCGGCGGATCCGGTCAAGGAGGGGCTGCCGGCAATCGCCGAGAACCTGGGTCACGTCACCGACGAGGCGGAAACACTCCGCCGGGAGCTCGCCGCCCCGGGAATGAACGTCATGCAGTACGCCGACTGGTGTACCGACGACCACGGCTACCAGCCACACACGTACGACGCGGACAGCGTGGCGTATCCGTCGACGCACGACACCGACACCGTCCGCGGCTACTACGAGTCACTCGAGGGGGGACACCGGGATTGTTTGCACTACTACATGGCAACCGACGGGAGCGAGATCCACTGGGAGTTCATCGAGGCGGCGTGGGAAAGCGACTCCGTGTTCGCGATTGCGCCGCTACAGGATCTGTTCGGACTGGGAAGCGACGCCCGGTTCAACACGCCCGGTACCCTCGCGGGAAACTGGGAGTGGCGGTGTCCGTCGGCACTGCTCGCGGAGTTCCCCGCCGAACGGCTGCGTGAATTGACCGGGCGAACCGGCCGGCTGCCGGAGAACTAG
- a CDS encoding ferritin-like domain-containing protein, which translates to MADEVVSLLKEAYNDEMETVMNYMANAILLETIRGEEVAESLKEDIEEELGHAEELGYRLRYYGERPPASMGFSAAQESLQPPEDTADVLSVIDGVLEAESDAIETYEELVEAAAEAGDYVTEDLAVELLADEQAHKAEFLSFKREYE; encoded by the coding sequence ATGGCAGACGAAGTAGTTTCACTGCTCAAAGAGGCGTACAACGACGAGATGGAGACGGTCATGAACTACATGGCCAACGCGATCCTGCTCGAGACGATCCGCGGCGAGGAGGTCGCCGAGTCGCTCAAGGAGGACATCGAGGAGGAGCTGGGCCACGCCGAGGAGCTCGGCTACCGGCTGCGCTACTACGGCGAGCGCCCCCCCGCGTCGATGGGGTTCTCCGCGGCACAGGAGTCCCTCCAGCCGCCCGAGGACACCGCGGACGTCCTCTCGGTGATCGACGGCGTCCTCGAGGCCGAATCCGACGCGATCGAAACCTACGAGGAACTCGTCGAGGCCGCTGCAGAGGCGGGCGATTACGTGACGGAGGACCTCGCCGTCGAGCTGCTCGCCGACGAGCAGGCCCACAAGGCGGAGTTCCTCAGCTTCAAACGCGAGTACGAGTAG
- a CDS encoding saccharopine dehydrogenase NADP-binding domain-containing protein, translating to MTLLIYGAYGYTGELVAAEAVSRDVDVVVAGRDRQHVAALADRIDCDGAVFGLDSGLAGDAADSIVPNLEGVDAVLNCAGPFVDTYRPLVEACLRTGTHYLDVTGEIPVFEAIAARDAEAAAAGVCLLPGVGFDVVPTDCLARHLYDRLPTATRLRLGFDPSGTVSRGTLATAIEQFEAGGKRRRDGEIVDVPVGRGRRRIDFGRGERNAVLAPMGDLSTAYRSTGIENVAVYLALPRSVGIALRFGRFLSPILGAEPVKRGLQRLVRATVTGPSKTQRETGACYVWGEATDGDRTVTSRLKTPETYAFTVDAATTAAQRLLDSAPGDGGEGPAAGFQTPATAFGPEFVLELGGVEGFFDE from the coding sequence GTGACGCTACTGATATACGGTGCCTACGGATACACGGGCGAGCTAGTTGCGGCGGAAGCCGTCTCCCGGGACGTAGACGTCGTCGTGGCCGGGCGGGACAGACAGCACGTCGCCGCACTCGCGGACCGTATCGACTGTGACGGGGCGGTGTTCGGACTCGACTCCGGGCTGGCTGGCGACGCTGCCGACTCCATCGTGCCGAACCTCGAGGGCGTCGACGCCGTGTTGAACTGTGCCGGGCCGTTCGTGGACACCTACCGGCCGCTGGTCGAGGCGTGTCTCCGGACCGGCACGCACTACCTCGACGTCACCGGCGAGATTCCGGTGTTCGAGGCGATCGCCGCCCGGGACGCGGAGGCAGCGGCTGCCGGCGTCTGTCTGCTCCCCGGCGTGGGGTTCGACGTCGTGCCAACGGACTGTCTGGCCCGCCATCTGTACGACCGGTTACCGACCGCGACGCGGCTCCGCCTCGGGTTCGACCCGTCGGGAACTGTCTCCCGTGGGACGCTCGCGACGGCGATCGAGCAGTTCGAAGCGGGCGGGAAACGGCGCCGCGACGGCGAGATCGTCGACGTCCCGGTCGGCAGGGGACGCCGACGAATCGACTTCGGCCGCGGGGAGCGCAACGCTGTGCTGGCCCCCATGGGCGACCTTTCGACGGCGTACCGATCGACCGGGATCGAGAACGTGGCGGTGTATCTGGCGCTGCCGAGATCAGTCGGGATCGCTCTCCGTTTCGGACGGTTCCTGTCGCCGATACTCGGCGCGGAGCCAGTGAAACGGGGGCTCCAGCGGCTCGTGCGGGCGACCGTCACCGGCCCGTCGAAAACCCAGCGGGAGACGGGTGCTTGCTACGTCTGGGGCGAAGCGACGGACGGCGACCGGACGGTTACCTCCCGCCTGAAAACCCCGGAGACGTACGCGTTCACCGTCGACGCCGCGACGACGGCGGCACAACGGCTGCTCGATTCCGCCCCCGGCGACGGCGGGGAGGGTCCGGCTGCCGGTTTCCAGACGCCGGCGACCGCGTTCGGGCCGGAGTTCGTCCTCGAACTGGGCGGGGTCGAAGGCTTCTTCGACGAGTGA
- the gghA gene encoding glucosylglycerol hydrolase, whose product MAADYSPAALLEAETDRLCGRCLDAVDAEDDRFEAAKTIAPMLGAHWRDDHATFGFWTPQLLESGVPPEDVSLELITPTEPVDLSGEPSTVSVRHERVPTRRTGEFTWAAVSGVRPGTRDRLGTLYRLVYPDDDGGTETIGDPLAYSLPFGAYAPPELYDVDRLDRERDDRAYFEALGTDGERIETIDHDGLPRVEPATNLLEIHPGTATESGTLAGLTRRFREIGRKKRAGEPLTPAERNFDGYDGVQLMPIAPITEGDYQPDGFRIEETTPDAGRATVTLCRPELINWGYDVVVYGFGAINPAILGTGRPDELVDFIATLHTLPEPMRVVFDVALGHADTGAVPLLSDEYFQGPGMYGQELEYTQPTVRAILLELQRRKMDWGADGIRVDGAQDFTNWDPETESEWHDDEFLAEMDAVTQTVAGTEYRPWMIFEDGRPWPEEDWELASTYRELIREHPHAFQWGPVTFAHNTPAILTFWARKWWRVREVAEMGGQWISGVANHDTLRRGAQVEVGEEWNATQENPYLAETLPETIESAYNNPAANVLFYAFLPGVPMEFLNATMRAPWDFVRDTDDTWNVKVVGEAAYFVDWRVPADRFDDPAHFTRLKDLGFETREDLQEFVHALASTVELTDYDLDRMAEILSTLSPPIADGEPTAADLEAFALAWMRDVADYCNLSNWTDEQDSDRTAFDRRVRQFRHDRPWLRHDLREDDVFGRRHPADGTVLYYGLRRAPDGSEDLLFVANMEGQPATVTPTELLDATVGGWKRALSTPGLEEPIAELPVELADSEAVVFSRRRQ is encoded by the coding sequence ATGGCGGCAGACTATTCACCGGCTGCGCTGCTCGAGGCCGAAACGGACCGACTGTGTGGTCGGTGTCTCGACGCCGTCGACGCCGAGGACGACCGGTTCGAGGCGGCGAAGACGATCGCCCCGATGCTGGGGGCTCACTGGCGGGACGACCACGCTACGTTCGGCTTCTGGACACCACAACTCCTCGAGTCGGGCGTCCCGCCGGAGGACGTCTCCCTGGAGCTTATCACGCCGACCGAGCCGGTGGACCTCTCGGGCGAGCCCTCGACAGTGTCGGTGCGTCACGAACGCGTCCCGACGCGCCGGACCGGCGAGTTCACCTGGGCGGCGGTTTCGGGCGTCCGCCCCGGTACCCGCGACCGGCTGGGCACCCTGTACCGGCTCGTGTACCCCGACGACGACGGGGGGACGGAGACGATCGGCGATCCCCTCGCCTACTCGCTCCCGTTCGGGGCGTACGCGCCGCCGGAGCTGTACGACGTCGACCGGCTCGACCGCGAGCGCGACGACCGGGCGTACTTCGAGGCGCTTGGCACCGACGGTGAACGGATCGAGACGATCGACCACGACGGCCTCCCCCGGGTCGAGCCGGCGACGAACCTGCTCGAGATCCATCCGGGAACCGCAACCGAGTCGGGGACGCTGGCCGGGCTGACACGCCGGTTCCGCGAAATCGGCCGCAAGAAGCGGGCAGGGGAACCGCTCACCCCTGCCGAACGGAACTTCGACGGTTACGACGGTGTCCAGCTGATGCCGATCGCACCGATTACGGAGGGCGACTACCAGCCGGACGGGTTCCGGATCGAGGAGACGACCCCGGACGCGGGCCGGGCGACGGTGACGCTGTGCCGCCCGGAGCTTATAAACTGGGGCTACGACGTCGTCGTCTACGGCTTCGGCGCGATCAACCCGGCGATCCTCGGGACCGGCCGCCCCGACGAACTGGTCGATTTCATCGCCACGCTCCACACGCTTCCCGAGCCGATGCGCGTGGTGTTCGACGTCGCCTTGGGCCACGCCGACACCGGGGCGGTTCCCCTCCTCTCCGACGAGTACTTCCAGGGGCCGGGGATGTACGGGCAGGAACTCGAGTACACCCAGCCGACCGTCCGGGCGATCCTGCTCGAACTCCAGCGACGGAAGATGGACTGGGGTGCCGACGGGATCCGCGTCGACGGCGCCCAGGACTTCACCAACTGGGATCCCGAGACGGAGTCGGAGTGGCACGACGACGAGTTCCTCGCGGAGATGGACGCCGTCACCCAGACCGTCGCGGGGACGGAGTACCGGCCGTGGATGATCTTCGAGGACGGCCGGCCCTGGCCCGAAGAGGACTGGGAGCTCGCCTCAACCTACCGAGAACTGATCCGGGAGCACCCGCACGCCTTCCAGTGGGGACCGGTGACGTTCGCCCACAACACGCCGGCGATTCTCACCTTCTGGGCCCGCAAGTGGTGGCGGGTCCGGGAAGTCGCCGAGATGGGGGGTCAGTGGATCTCCGGGGTCGCCAACCACGACACGCTCCGGCGGGGGGCGCAAGTCGAGGTGGGCGAGGAGTGGAACGCCACCCAGGAGAACCCGTACCTCGCGGAGACGCTGCCGGAAACGATCGAGTCCGCCTATAACAACCCCGCCGCGAACGTGCTGTTTTACGCCTTCCTGCCGGGGGTTCCAATGGAGTTTCTCAACGCCACCATGCGGGCGCCGTGGGACTTCGTCCGCGACACCGACGACACCTGGAACGTGAAAGTCGTCGGCGAGGCGGCCTACTTCGTCGACTGGCGCGTCCCCGCAGATCGGTTCGACGACCCGGCCCACTTCACGCGACTGAAGGATCTCGGCTTCGAAACCCGCGAGGACCTTCAGGAGTTCGTCCACGCGCTCGCCTCGACGGTCGAGTTGACCGACTACGACCTCGATCGGATGGCCGAGATCCTCTCGACGCTCTCCCCGCCGATCGCGGACGGGGAGCCCACGGCGGCCGACCTCGAGGCGTTCGCGCTCGCGTGGATGCGCGACGTCGCCGACTACTGCAACCTCTCGAACTGGACCGACGAACAGGATTCCGACCGGACGGCGTTCGACCGACGGGTTCGGCAGTTCCGCCACGACCGACCGTGGCTCCGGCACGACCTCCGCGAGGACGACGTCTTCGGGCGGCGTCATCCCGCCGACGGGACCGTCCTGTATTACGGCCTGCGGCGCGCACCGGACGGGAGCGAGGACCTCCTGTTCGTCGCCAACATGGAGGGCCAGCCCGCGACGGTGACGCCGACGGAACTCCTCGACGCGACAGTCGGCGGCTGGAAGCGGGCGCTTTCGACGCCCGGCCTCGAGGAGCCGATCGCCGAACTCCCGGTCGAGCTCGCCGACAGCGAGGCGGTCGTGTTCTCGCGACGGCGGCAATAG
- a CDS encoding SDR family oxidoreductase, translating to MTSDDDRVAVVTAAGRGIGAACARTLADGGYTPVLLSKSGAAVDVAEELGGVGFEGSVTESADLGALVEAATDRYGRIDAVVNNTGHPATGPLLEIDDEAWHEGLDLVLLNVVRMARLVTPIMREAGGGSIVNVSTFSAFEPSPDFPVSSVIRAGLGSFTKLYADQYAADGIRMNSVLPGFVDSYEVDEETRAEIPMGRPAGTDEIADVVAFLCSPEASYLTGQNVRVDGGLTDSI from the coding sequence ATGACAAGCGACGACGACCGCGTTGCCGTCGTGACGGCGGCCGGACGCGGGATCGGCGCGGCGTGTGCACGGACACTGGCCGACGGGGGGTACACCCCGGTACTGCTGTCGAAATCCGGCGCGGCAGTCGACGTCGCCGAGGAGCTGGGCGGCGTCGGGTTCGAGGGGTCGGTGACGGAGTCGGCCGACCTCGGCGCGCTGGTCGAGGCCGCCACCGACCGGTACGGGCGGATCGACGCGGTCGTGAACAACACCGGCCATCCGGCGACGGGGCCGCTGTTGGAGATCGACGACGAGGCCTGGCACGAGGGGCTGGATCTCGTGCTGTTGAACGTCGTCCGGATGGCCCGGCTCGTCACGCCGATCATGCGCGAGGCCGGCGGCGGCTCGATCGTCAACGTCTCCACGTTTTCGGCGTTCGAACCTTCACCCGACTTCCCGGTGTCGTCGGTGATCCGTGCGGGGTTGGGTAGCTTCACCAAACTCTACGCCGACCAGTACGCCGCGGACGGCATCCGAATGAACTCCGTGCTCCCCGGATTCGTGGACAGCTACGAGGTCGACGAGGAGACGCGCGCGGAGATCCCGATGGGCCGGCCCGCCGGCACCGACGAGATCGCCGACGTGGTGGCGTTCCTCTGCTCGCCGGAAGCGAGCTACCTGACGGGACAGAACGTCCGTGTCGACGGCGGGCTCACTGACTCCATCTGA